The sequence AGCCAAAATGGATCCCGAAAAAAGATTTAAAAATTATAGAATTCCAGAATACATTATTTTTAAATGTAGAAAATTATAGTATGAGGATGAATAGTCCAACCGGTAAACAGATTCTGATATTTTACATAGCGGTGAGTGTGTTTATCCCCTGATTTTCTCTTTCGGTGGATTGCAAAGTTAAATGCCGTAAATAGTGGTTATTTTTCATTTAAGCTGCGATCTCCTGAAGTATTTATCGGTTATTTTTATGAACGATGAACCACGAACGATGAACGATTAAATAAGGCTTCGCCTTATTTCAATCCTTTTAATTCATATGTCCTGACACGTTTGTTCTTGCCTTTAATGTTTACTTCACCGAGTTCTCGCACTTCGACTCTGTCTTTAATCTCATTATAGGTTGTTTCACCGATAATGATGTGAGTGTTATATTCCTTGTTAAGCTGTTCAAAACGCTGTGTAGTATTGACTGCGTCCCCGATAGCGGTATAGTCCATAAGTTTTTCAGAGCCCATGTTTCCGACAACAACAACACCGGTATTAATACCTATTCTTATCTTGAGGGCCTGTTTTGTCATTTCTTTCCACTCAGCTTCAAATTCTTTTGATACTGCAACCATCTCAAGCGCTACTGCACATGCTTTATACGCATGATCATGATAATAAAGCGGTGCGCTGAAAAGTGCCATAATGGCATCACCCATAAATTTGTCGACTGTCCCTCCATGCTTAAAAACAATATTGGTCATTTTTGTAAGATATTTGTTTAATATATGCGCTATTTGTTCGGGTTCAAGTGCTTCTGATATTGAAGTAAAATTTTGTATATCTGAAAACAAAATGGTTATCTCTCTCTTTTCACCGCCGAGTTTGATATCTTCAGGATTTGCGAGAAGCTGGGTAACGATTTGCTCTGAAGCGTAATGCCTGAATATATTTTTTATCTTTTTCCGTTCGCGTTCTTCAGTGAGAAGTTTTGACGCGGTAACCGCGCCATAGGTAAGAAAGAGAGCAATAAAAGGATAAACGATATTTGTAACGAGATATAAATGACTGAAAAGAGCTTGGGAAGCCGCAATAAAAAAAGTCATGGTAACAAGGAATATTATAATACCTTTTATTGTTGTTGCACGTCCAAGAATATATCCCATGCCGATTCCAAAGAAAATAATAAAGAGGATATTAATAACCGTACATATCATATTGAATTTCAAAAATCTGTTGTCCAGTATGTTTTGAATAACATTTGCGTGTTTTTCCATTCCTGAAAGACGCGGTGAAAAGGGTGTTACTTTGAGGTCCCCTAATCCCGGTGCTGTAGCGCCAATAATAATGATCTTACCTTTTAAGTTCTCTGCTGGAACGGTTTTGTTGAATACGTCAATAAATGAGTAGTAAGGGAACGAGCCGTTCGGGCCGTAATAATTTATAAAAAGCTTGTTGGTCATTGACAAAGGGATGATCTCGTTCGGTAATAAGGCGGCATCAGAAGTGATAAGTTTTATCTTTGCCATATCTATATTCAAGTATAAACGAGCCATTTGCAAGGTTATCGGCGGATAAAGATCTCCTTTAAACTTGATTGCAAAGAGCTCCCAGCGTAGCTCACCGTCCATGTCAGGAACAATATTTACCATGCCTTCACATAGTGCTTGTTCATCTAAGGAATTAATCGTATGAAAAACATTTGTAGCTTCCAGTGGAAGATATCGCGGATCTTTAACACCGAGTTTTGTTAAGAGATAACTTGATCGTTCTAAAAGAGAAAGACTTTTTTTGTCTATCGATGATGCTTTATCTCCTTCTTCACCGGGAAGGGTGAAATACATCGGTAGGACTACATTGCCCGCATACTTAAAGGCATCTGCAAGCGCAGAGTCGTTATCATATGTCCTTTTTTCTGATTCAATATATGAAAGAAAATTCTTTCCTTCAGCACTGGTCTTTGAAAATCCTGATGAAGTGAATGTATCTTCGACTTTTCCGAGCATTTTCAGCGTAGAATTTCTGTCCGGCTCGGTAAACAGGACGTCAAAACCGATAACCTTTGCTTCGCAATCTTTTAAATATTTTACCGCATGAGCAAAGTAGCGGCGTGGCCATGGCCATCTGCCGAGCTCTTTTATGCTTCTATCGTCAATAGCTATTAATGCGACGTTGTTTCCGGCTTCAATACGCCCTCTCATATGGAAACGCGCATCAATTGTTTTGAGTTCAAACAAGTGGAGGAATGGGGTGTCAATATACATTAATACAAGAACAATCAGTGTAATAAGTGTGCCAAGTTTTGGCCCGGTAAGAAAACGTGAAAATTTTTTCATAAATACTATACATCCTGTTTGCATTTCTCAACTCCTTTATACCAAAATATATGATTTTGATAAATACTTTTGTTGAATTAAGTCACGTAATTGATAATATAGGGGTCGGATCATAACCCCTTAAGGTAATTATGAAAACATATTGTAATTTTTCTAAAGAAGAAGTTTTAAAAGAACAGGTTTCTTCTATAAATGGTTTATCCTCGCAGGAGGCGGCTCATCGTTTGGCTGAGCACGGAAAAAACGCTTTAGTTGAAAGTAAACGCCGCACACCACTGGCCATGTTTATTGATCAGTTTAAAGATTTTATGATCATAGTCCTTATTGTTGCCGCTATTGTATCAGGCATTATTGGTGAGGTGACTGACACGATAGCAATTGTTGTTATTATTGTCCTTAATGCGGTAATCGGTTTTGTGCAGGAGTACCGTGCAGAAAAGGCGATGGCCGCATTAAAGAAAATGGCCTCTCCCTATACAACCGTTATTCGTGACGGTATGCAGCAGGTGATTGAATCAACAAGCGTTGTTCTCGGAGACATAGTTGTTTTAGTAGCGGGAAACCTTGTGCCTGCAGATATACGTTTATGTGAAACATCACAGTTAAAGATTGAAGAAGCCGCACTTACTGGTGAATCAGTACCAGCAGAAAAACATTCCGATATACTCAATGATGGGACGTTTCCTTTAGGCGACAGAAAGAATATGACCTATCGCGGTACCGTCGTTACCTATGGCCGCGGAAAAGGTGTTGTTGTTGGAACGGGTATGCGTACAGAGCTCGGAAAAATCGCTCAGATGCTGCAGAATGAAGATGAGGTAAAAACACCCCTGCAAAAACGATTAGCACGTTTTGGTAAGCACCTTGCACTCATAATACTGTTTATATGCGCCATTGTTTTTGGTGTTGGGGTGATGAGAGGGGAGTTACCGCTTCTTATGCTTCTTACCGCAGTATCGCTTGCTGTTGCGGCAATACCTGAAGCATTACCTGCCGTTGTTACTATATCGCTCGCACTTGGGGCAAAGAAGATGGTTGCGCAGAATGCCCTTATAAGAAAACTTCCTGCAGTCGAAACACTCGGGTCAGTAACATATATCTGCACCGATAAAACGGGCACGCTGACCATGAATAAAATGACCGTTGAGTCGGTGCACACTTCATGTGAAATTAATAAAGATTCTGTAGAAAATAATGAATTGCTCAAAACACTTTTCTTGGCGCTTTCAGTGAGTAATGATGCACATAAAGATAATAAAGGAATCGTTCTTGGTGATCCTACGGAAACTGCGTTGTATGCATATGCGGGGAAAAACGGATACGATAAAACAAAGTTAGTTGAGTTATATCCACGTGTTGCAGAGTTACCATTTGATTCTGAGAGAAAATGTATGACCACGTTCCATGAAGTAAAAGATCCTGATTGTCGTATTAATGCGCGCTATATTTCTTTTACGAAAGGTGCACCGGAAGTGATAGCAGCCAATGCAACGGTAAAAGAACAATGTATTGGATCCCAATCGTTACAAAAAGATGAGTTGTTAAAGATAAATGAAAAAATGGCAGATCAGGGACTCAGAGTATTATGCGTTGCAATGCGGGTATGGGACAATCTCCCTAAAAATAATGTTCCGGAAAATGTTGAGACGGATCTTACGGTACTTGGCCTTGTCGGGATGATTGATCCGCCGCGAGAAGAGGTAAGAGAAGCGGTGGCGCTATGTAAAACAGCCGGCATAAAACCGGTTATGATAACGGGCGATCATCCTATTACTGCACGGACAATTGCACGAAAGCTTGATATTATTAGTAGCGAAGATGGAGAAATTATAACAGGGAAAGAACTAGGAGAGTTATCACTTGAAGAGCTTGAGGAGCGTGTTGAAAGAGTGCGAGTATATGCGCGTGTTGCCCCTGAACAGAAATTAAAAATTGTTAAGGCGCTGCAGGATAAAGGACAATATGTTGCGATGACCGGTGACGGCGTGAATGACGCCCCTGCATTGAAGCGTGCTGATATCGGCGTTGCTATGGGTATTACCGGCACAGACGTATCAAAAGAAGCGGCAGATATGGTGCTTTTGGACGATAATTTTGAGACCGTAGTGCATGCCGTGGAAGCGGGAAGACGGATCTTTGACAATATACGGAAATTTATTAAATATATTATGACCAGTAATGCAGGTGAAATATGGACAATCTTTCTTGCACCGTTTTTAGGTCTTCCCATTCCGCTGATACCAATACAGATATTGTGGATAAATCTTGTTACAGACGGTTTGCCTGGGCTTGCGCTTACCGCAGAACCGGCTGAAAAAGGCATTATGAACCGACCGCCGCGGCATCCGAAAGAAAGTATCTTTGCGAACGGGTTAGGGCTGCACATTTTCTGGGTAGGACTTTTGATGGGAGGAGTATCACTTTTCTCGCAGGCATGGGCGATTGAAACAGGCAGATCAAACTGGCAGACAATAGTTTTTACAGTGCTGTGTTTAAGTCAGATGGGACATGTTCTGGCTGTGCGATCTGAAAATGAATCACTTTTCTCGCAAGGGATTATGAGTAATGTGCCTTTGTTGGGCGCGTTTCTCCTTACCTTTTTACTCCAGATGGCAACGATATATGTCCCGTTTTTAAACCCGATATTTAAGACCGCACCGCTTACGGCTGGTGAATTAACATTTACATTGTTTTTGTCATCTATTGTATTTATTGCGGTAGAGATCGAAAAATTATTACGGCGCAGAAAAATTATTAAGTATTAAAGTAGGGAATCAATAATGCGTGGGACATGTAGTGCACGGCTTTAGCCGTGCGGCAGCAGGGTAGGGACTATTATGACTACAGATATCAATACCAAACTACATACATTACAGGAACTGATCAGAGGATATAAAAGTATTTTGATCGGTTTTTCAGGTGGTGTTGACAGCACCTTCTTAGTAAAAGTCGCCTATGATGTTCTTGGAGATAAAGCGTGTGCGGTAACCGCGTGTTCGAGTACGTATCCCGAAAGAGAGTTTAAAGAAGCATGTCGGCTTGCAGCCCATATCGGTGTGAAACATGTGGTGATACAGTCGGAAGAACTCGACATACCGGAATTTAAGGATAATCCTGTAAACAGATGTTATTATTGCAAGAAAGAACTATTTCAAAAGCTCAAACGTATTGCAGATAAAGAACGCGTAGCGTTTATTGCCGATGGGTCAAACAGTGATGATGTGCATGATTATCGGCCGGGAACACAGGCATTGCAAGAGCTTAATATTGTGAGTCCGCTTAAAGAAGCTCGCCTCACCAAAAATGATATACGTGAACTTTCGAAGAGCATGGATCTGCCCACCTGGGACAAACCGGCTTACGCGTGCCTTTCATCACGTTTTCCCTATGGACACGAGATCACCCGTGAAAAACTTGATAAGGTAAATCGTGCGGAAGATTTTCTTATGACTCTGGGTTTTAGGCAAGTGAGGGTGAGGTACTATGATGATACTGCGCGAATAGAGGTTGAAAAGAGCAAAATGGATCATATTATGGCTCAGGATATCAGAGAAAAGATCCTATCTCACTTAAAAGATATCGGATTTAGATATATTACAATTGATCTTGAAGGATATCGTATGGGAAGTATGAACGTACATGTCAGACCCCAGACCATAGACTCCAGACCAGAGACTAC is a genomic window of Candidatus Ancaeobacter aquaticus containing:
- a CDS encoding adenylate/guanylate cyclase domain-containing protein; translation: MKKFSRFLTGPKLGTLITLIVLVLMYIDTPFLHLFELKTIDARFHMRGRIEAGNNVALIAIDDRSIKELGRWPWPRRYFAHAVKYLKDCEAKVIGFDVLFTEPDRNSTLKMLGKVEDTFTSSGFSKTSAEGKNFLSYIESEKRTYDNDSALADAFKYAGNVVLPMYFTLPGEEGDKASSIDKKSLSLLERSSYLLTKLGVKDPRYLPLEATNVFHTINSLDEQALCEGMVNIVPDMDGELRWELFAIKFKGDLYPPITLQMARLYLNIDMAKIKLITSDAALLPNEIIPLSMTNKLFINYYGPNGSFPYYSFIDVFNKTVPAENLKGKIIIIGATAPGLGDLKVTPFSPRLSGMEKHANVIQNILDNRFLKFNMICTVINILFIIFFGIGMGYILGRATTIKGIIIFLVTMTFFIAASQALFSHLYLVTNIVYPFIALFLTYGAVTASKLLTEERERKKIKNIFRHYASEQIVTQLLANPEDIKLGGEKREITILFSDIQNFTSISEALEPEQIAHILNKYLTKMTNIVFKHGGTVDKFMGDAIMALFSAPLYYHDHAYKACAVALEMVAVSKEFEAEWKEMTKQALKIRIGINTGVVVVGNMGSEKLMDYTAIGDAVNTTQRFEQLNKEYNTHIIIGETTYNEIKDRVEVRELGEVNIKGKNKRVRTYELKGLK
- a CDS encoding cation-translocating P-type ATPase; translated protein: MKTYCNFSKEEVLKEQVSSINGLSSQEAAHRLAEHGKNALVESKRRTPLAMFIDQFKDFMIIVLIVAAIVSGIIGEVTDTIAIVVIIVLNAVIGFVQEYRAEKAMAALKKMASPYTTVIRDGMQQVIESTSVVLGDIVVLVAGNLVPADIRLCETSQLKIEEAALTGESVPAEKHSDILNDGTFPLGDRKNMTYRGTVVTYGRGKGVVVGTGMRTELGKIAQMLQNEDEVKTPLQKRLARFGKHLALIILFICAIVFGVGVMRGELPLLMLLTAVSLAVAAIPEALPAVVTISLALGAKKMVAQNALIRKLPAVETLGSVTYICTDKTGTLTMNKMTVESVHTSCEINKDSVENNELLKTLFLALSVSNDAHKDNKGIVLGDPTETALYAYAGKNGYDKTKLVELYPRVAELPFDSERKCMTTFHEVKDPDCRINARYISFTKGAPEVIAANATVKEQCIGSQSLQKDELLKINEKMADQGLRVLCVAMRVWDNLPKNNVPENVETDLTVLGLVGMIDPPREEVREAVALCKTAGIKPVMITGDHPITARTIARKLDIISSEDGEIITGKELGELSLEELEERVERVRVYARVAPEQKLKIVKALQDKGQYVAMTGDGVNDAPALKRADIGVAMGITGTDVSKEAADMVLLDDNFETVVHAVEAGRRIFDNIRKFIKYIMTSNAGEIWTIFLAPFLGLPIPLIPIQILWINLVTDGLPGLALTAEPAEKGIMNRPPRHPKESIFANGLGLHIFWVGLLMGGVSLFSQAWAIETGRSNWQTIVFTVLCLSQMGHVLAVRSENESLFSQGIMSNVPLLGAFLLTFLLQMATIYVPFLNPIFKTAPLTAGELTFTLFLSSIVFIAVEIEKLLRRRKIIKY
- the larE gene encoding ATP-dependent sacrificial sulfur transferase LarE encodes the protein MTTDINTKLHTLQELIRGYKSILIGFSGGVDSTFLVKVAYDVLGDKACAVTACSSTYPEREFKEACRLAAHIGVKHVVIQSEELDIPEFKDNPVNRCYYCKKELFQKLKRIADKERVAFIADGSNSDDVHDYRPGTQALQELNIVSPLKEARLTKNDIRELSKSMDLPTWDKPAYACLSSRFPYGHEITREKLDKVNRAEDFLMTLGFRQVRVRYYDDTARIEVEKSKMDHIMAQDIREKILSHLKDIGFRYITIDLEGYRMGSMNVHVRPQTIDSRPETTD